The Neofelis nebulosa isolate mNeoNeb1 chromosome 1, mNeoNeb1.pri, whole genome shotgun sequence sequence GGGCTGAGATCTTGGGTTATAATTTAATGGCCTCTTAGCAAGATTGGTTAGTTGTGACGGCAAGTGAGTGCTGAAGGTGTGAATTGGGGCCACACAGGAGTCAGTTAATTCTACACCATGTGGGACCACAAACCACACTCTAGCCACGCCATCCCCTTCACAAATGCATGATGTTTGATCTACACAGGGCAAGGTGAAAAAGTAGATGCATCATTAGGAAAACATCTTCATCACTAAAACAATAGCTCCATCCCTTTCTGAACATGGTCCAGGCATCAAAAAGCATTAATATCATTCTGGGATGCTAACCCTTACCTGTCCTGGAGGGGAGCTCTCTGCACCCAACACTTGCCTATAGAACACTGGATCACAGCTCCGCAGTGTGTTCTGGCGGCTGGCCAGTGGGCTGGCAGCACCAGGTTTCTTCAACAGTGGGTCGCTGCGGCGTGAATCGGTGGTGAGGTACACCTGATGGTAAAGGTGCGGTGGCATCAGACCTCCCCGCACAGCGTCTGCATGCAGAGAGGACCCTGGTGTTCGGTACAGGGAGCTCACTGGTGCTCTGTACAGATCCCTCGACTGTTTCCACTTGTAAACTTTGAATATGATCACTCCCAATACTGTGACTGCAAACCCCACAGAAACCAGGATTAGAGAGAGGAGTAGATAAAAGGTGAGATTTTTATTCTGCTCccgaggggcagagccagaggggAATTCAGCCCGGGCTTCAGGAGATTCCTCGGTTACTGACACAGTCAGGGTTGCCGTGGTGGACAGTGATGGCTCCCCATTGTCTTTGATCAAGACCATAAGAGTCTGCCTGGGCACATCTGTGTCCTGAACTGGGCGGGAAGTGCTGACTTGACCCGTGTGAAGCCCCACAGCAAAAAGGCTCTGGTTGGAAGCTCCCAAGAGGCTGTAGGAGAGCCAGGCATTGTGCCCGGCATCCGGGTCCCAGCCTACCACCCGAGTGACCACATAGCCAGCAGCGGTACCTCTGGGCACCATCTCCATTGAGCTCCGGCCAGGCCGGGGGTATAAGACCTGGGGGGCATTGTCATTGCGATCAGTGACAAATATGTTCACGCTAATGTTGGCGGTCAGGATTGGGGTGCCCCCATCGCTGACATGAACTGTTATTTCAAATTCTCGCCGATCTTCATAGTCCAGGGGCACTACAGATGACACGATGCCAGTGTCACGATTTATCGTGAAATAGTGGCCCACTAGCCCAGTTTCAGCTTCTTGTtccaagagaaagaaggaaaggcgAGCATTCTGCGGGGCATCAGGGTCCCAGACACTTAGATTTAGTATTGGAACCCCGGGGATGTTATTTTCCTCAACATAAACATCATAGGAGGACTGGGAAGACTGTGGAGGGTTGTCATTGATGTCAGACACTCGTACCTGCACGATTGTAAGGGCTGAGAGGGAAGGAGTTCCAGCATCTCGAGCAGTGATGCTGAGGTTGTATTCTGGGACAGTCTCACGATCCAGGGCTGCGCTGGTTTTCAAAGTAAAGTAATTCTTGAGGGAAGAAGTAAGGCTAAAGGGGAGACCTGGTGGAACCTCGCAAGACACCAATCCATTCTCCCCAGCATCCAGATCAATCACACTGAGCAAAGCAATGACAGTTCCAAGAGGGGCATCCTCAGGAACTGGGCTGTACACAGAGGTGACTGTAATCTCTGGGGCATTGTCATTCACGTCCACAACCTCTACCAAAACTTTGCAATGTGCTCCTTCGGGATTGGCACCTTTGTCTTTGGCCTGTATGTAAATCTCGTGGAGTTTTGTGTCTTCAAAGTCGAGGCGACCTCTGATTGTCAGCACCCCACTTACAAGGTCTAAGGAGAATAGGTCTCGCACACCGGCGCGGTTGTGGCTGCCAAAAGAGTAAATGATTTCACCATTGGGGCCTTCATCCAGATCAGTTGCATGAACTCGCACCACGACAGTACCCGGCGGCGCATCCTCCAGGACTTGCGCACGGTACAAAGACTGATTGAAGGCGGGTGCATTGTCATTCGCGTCCAGCACGGTGATGCGAATGGGAAGGGTGGCGGAGCGAACCGGGGTTCCTCCATCCAAAGCCGTCAGCACCATCTGGAGACTTGGCTCTCGCTCCCAATCAAGGGCGCGCTCCAGCACCAACTCCGCGTACTTGGTGCCGTCCTCTCGCGTCTGAACGCGAAGCGCAAAGTACTCATTTAGGCTCAGCTCATAGGTTTGTAAAGAGTTGCTTCCTACATCGGGATCATGCGCGCTCTCCAGCGGAAAGCGCGTGCCTGGCGCCACGGCCTCGCTAATCTCCAATTTCATTTCCCGGGTAGGGAATGTGGGATTGTTGTCATTGATATCCTGGATCACCACTTCCGCCCTTAACAGCTCTAGTGGGGTCTCCACCACCAGCTCCAGAGTTACAGTGCAGGAGGGCACTGTCCCACAAAGCTCCTCCCGATCCAGGCGGTCGTTCACAAACATCTCTCCAGTCTCCCGATTCACCTCAAAGAATCTTCGGCTAGCTCCAGACAACACCCGTAGCCTGCGTGCTGACAGGCTGCTGAGATCCAAACCAAGGTCCGTGACCACGTTGCCCACCACAaaacctttctctctttcctccagaATCTCATAGCGAACGACGGCAGAAGCCTTGTGCAAGGCACCAAGCAGAAACAAAACTCCCACTACTCTCCCGATGCTTACCAgtcctctcctccaggcctctGGGACCATCTCACTCAAAGGCAGTTCCTCTTAGCGGAGTCCAGATCTTTCCGGCTTTTTCGCTGAGAAACTTTCAGCGGGTTAGCGCTTGAGCGCTAGGCACGGAGTCGGACATGGCTTTCTCGATGCCGTTGATTTGCTCACCGGCTGTTCAGTCTCTGCCTCATCCCGGGGCACCGAGAGGGGACGGGCCAGGGCCAGATCTCCAGCGTCTTCATTGGCCGACAGCGGCACGCAGAGTCCCAGCCAATAACTGCACGAAGAATGCGCTAGCGCCGGGCTCTCTGAGCGGGACAAACGCTACCGCCAGGAACTTcactttccttttgcttctttccTGAGTTTAGGGCCAAAGCGCCTTGGCAGTTATCTGTACATCGGCAACCTACCCTGGCCTGAAAAGCCAACTGCAGAGCCATGAAGATGGCTGTTTTGTAGGTTTTCAAACCAAACCAAGGCctattacacattttttaaaaccgcTGTCTGTAATCGCAAGAAGAGAGGGTCAAACAAACCCAGAATGACACAACACCGTctggaaaaacacaaatatggTTTGTTGGAGGGCCGCGTAGAGCCTATCCAGTTGGACTCTATATGTAAGGGAGCATTTATCATTTCTGTGGAAATGTTAATAATTTCAGCACTCTCTCTTACCAAATGAGACTGTACAATTCTCTGTTTCTCAGTAAAGAAAATCAATAGGAACCACTATCTGGTTTAACAGTTTTATGTAATTcaaaatttagatttcttttaaaactggatGTTGTTTAGTTCTCATTTCTTAAGAACCAGGGAGCAATGTGACAACTCCCTACCCCATCTTTCCTAACAAACATAATCTCAATCATAAAGCATAATTTCAAATGCTTCCCTTTACATGGTCAATCCACTTCCCAAGATCTTGTATTAATATGCCACAAAGAGAAGTTGCATTGCTAAAGAAGGATAATACCCATTCccccctcaaaaagaaaaaaatctaggccTGTTTATCACCTGGGACCTTTATAAAATGACTAAGATATAGCAGCAACGCTCCATAAACTCTTTAGAGAAATACACAGCCTTTAACCCAAAAAATAAAGAGCCTTGAAGAGTTTTCTACATTTAGGATTAAAACTCATGAAACAAACCAAATAGCACTTACTAGGATAATGAATAAGAGAGTCAGgtatgaaataagtcagagctAACACATCCTTGGGCAAGAAACTACCCTAAAAGTGTTTCTGAGTTCCCATCCTATTAAATGAATATGGCAGGTAAAATGTCTGGCATAGAGTAAGCCCAAATTACTGATCCAAATTACCCCATTAAATACGAGATGCCAAGTTTTAGAGCCTCATACTGTTTCTGTATACTTGTCTTGGACATCACTTTGAGTGCATATAGACCTTTCTGAAGTGTAACTGAACCCTGAAAGGGATAGGCAGACATATTAGATAGGTAGATAAGAAGTATACAGTATAGAGGGTATTTACTGAAGAGATAAAAACCATATTTGACCTGATTCTCCATGTCCTCAAAACTTTCTCTCTTAAAACCCttagttttaggggcgcctgggtggcttggtcggttaagcatccaataagcatccaacttcagctcaggtcatggtctcacggtccgtgagttcgagccccgcgtcgggctctgtgctgacagctcagagcctggagcctgtttcggattctgtgtctccctctctctgaccctcccccgttcatgctctgtctctctctcagaaataaataaacattaaaaaaaattttttaaaaaacccttagTTTTAAATAGTTTGACAACAGACCAGACCACTAATAAGGTTGACAGGCATTCAAAGACAGAATATATTCCATAGAATATATTTAGAAGACAGAATATGGCCTAGTCACTTGCTACTCAAGTATAAGCCAAGAACCAATGGCATAGGCATCAcctaggagcttgttagaaatgcagaaacgCAGAAATTCTCTACCTTGACTAAAttataatttaac is a genomic window containing:
- the LOC131514100 gene encoding protocadherin gamma-C3 isoform X4; the encoded protein is MVPEAWRRGLVSIGRVVGVLFLLGALHKASAVVRYEILEEREKGFVVGNVVTDLGLDLSSLSARRLRVLSGASRRFFEVNRETGEMFVNDRLDREELCGTVPSCTVTLELVVETPLELLRAEVVIQDINDNNPTFPTREMKLEISEAVAPGTRFPLESAHDPDVGSNSLQTYELSLNEYFALRVQTREDGTKYAELVLERALDWEREPSLQMVLTALDGGTPVRSATLPIRITVLDANDNAPAFNQSLYRAQVLEDAPPGTVVVRVHATDLDEGPNGEIIYSFGSHNRAGVRDLFSLDLVSGVLTIRGRLDFEDTKLHEIYIQAKDKGANPEGAHCKVLVEVVDVNDNAPEITVTSVYSPVPEDAPLGTVIALLSVIDLDAGENGLVSCEVPPGLPFSLTSSLKNYFTLKTSAALDRETVPEYNLSITARDAGTPSLSALTIVQVRVSDINDNPPQSSQSSYDVYVEENNIPGVPILNLSVWDPDAPQNARLSFFLLEQEAETGLVGHYFTINRDTGIVSSVVPLDYEDRREFEITVHVSDGGTPILTANISVNIFVTDRNDNAPQVLYPRPGRSSMEMVPRGTAAGYVVTRVVGWDPDAGHNAWLSYSLLGASNQSLFAVGLHTGQVSTSRPVQDTDVPRQTLMVLIKDNGEPSLSTTATLTVSVTEESPEARAEFPSGSAPREQNKNLTFYLLLSLILVSVGFAVTVLGVIIFKVYKWKQSRDLYRAPVSSLYRTPGSSLHADAVRGGLMPPHLYHQVYLTTDSRRSDPLLKKPGAASPLASRQNTLRSCDPVFYRQVLGAESSPPGQQAPPNTDWRFSQAQRPGTSGSQNGDETGTWPNNQFDTEMLQAMILASASEAADGGSTLGGGAGTMGLSARYGPQFTLQHVPDYRQNVYIPGSNATLTNAAGKRDGKAPTGGNGNKKKSGKKEKK